The Pempheris klunzingeri isolate RE-2024b chromosome 1, fPemKlu1.hap1, whole genome shotgun sequence genome includes a region encoding these proteins:
- the anp32a gene encoding acidic leucine-rich nuclear phosphoprotein 32 family member A isoform X1, with amino-acid sequence MDMKKRIHLELRNRTPSDVKELVLDNCRSNEGKIEGLTDEFEGLEFLSTINVGLTTVAHLPKLKKLKKLELSDNRISGGLEVLADKCPSLTHLNLSGNKIKDLSTIEPLKELGTLKSLDLFNCEVTNLNEYRDNVFKLLPQLTYLDGYDKDDKEAPDSDAEVYAEGLDDDEDDEDDVDEEEYDEDAAPGDEEEEEGEEDEEENEEEEDDLSGEEEEEEDLNDREVDDEDDEEEDRGQKRKRELDEEGEEDEDD; translated from the exons ATGGACATGAAGAAAAGAATTCATCTAGAGTTGCGGAACCGCACTCCGTCAGAT GTCAAAGAACTTGTGCTAGACAACTGTCGCTCAAATGAAGGCAAGATCGAGGGTCTAACAGACGAATTTGAGGGGCTGGAGTTTCTAAGCACAATCAACGTTGGACTGACGACAGTCGCCCACTTGCCGAAGCTAAAGAAACTCAAAAAG CTTGAACTCAGCGATAACAGGATCTCAGGAGGGTTGGAAGTTCTGGCAGATAAATGCCCCAGCCTCACACACCTCAACCTCAGTGGCAACAAGATTAAAGACCTCAGTACAATAGAACCATTG AAAGAATTGGGGACCCTGAAAAGTCTAGATCTGTTTAACTGTGAAGTGACAAACCTGAACGAATACAGAGACAACGTATTCAAGCTACTACCCCAGCTCACGTACCTGGACGGGTACGACAAAGACGACAAAGAGGCACCTGATTCAGATGCTGAGGTGTACGCAGAGGGCTTGGATGATGACGAGGACGATGAAGATG ATGTAGATGAGGAGGAGTATGATGAAGATGCAGCACcaggagacgaggaggaggaagaaggggaggaagatgaagaggagaatgaagaagaggaggatgaccTCAGTGGCGAG gaggaggaggaggaagacttgAATGACAGGGAGgttgatgatgaggatgatgaag AAGAAGATCGAGGTcagaagagaaaaagggaacTGGATGAAGAAGGCGAAGAGGATGAAGACGATTGA
- the anp32a gene encoding acidic leucine-rich nuclear phosphoprotein 32 family member A isoform X2, with protein sequence MDMKKRIHLELRNRTPSDVKELVLDNCRSNEGKIEGLTDEFEGLEFLSTINVGLTTVAHLPKLKKLKKLELSDNRISGGLEVLADKCPSLTHLNLSGNKIKDLSTIEPLKELGTLKSLDLFNCEVTNLNEYRDNVFKLLPQLTYLDGYDKDDKEAPDSDAEVYAEGLDDDEDDEDDVDEEEYDEDAAPGDEEEEEGEEDEEENEEEEDDLSGEEEEEEDLNDREVDDEDDEEDRGQKRKRELDEEGEEDEDD encoded by the exons ATGGACATGAAGAAAAGAATTCATCTAGAGTTGCGGAACCGCACTCCGTCAGAT GTCAAAGAACTTGTGCTAGACAACTGTCGCTCAAATGAAGGCAAGATCGAGGGTCTAACAGACGAATTTGAGGGGCTGGAGTTTCTAAGCACAATCAACGTTGGACTGACGACAGTCGCCCACTTGCCGAAGCTAAAGAAACTCAAAAAG CTTGAACTCAGCGATAACAGGATCTCAGGAGGGTTGGAAGTTCTGGCAGATAAATGCCCCAGCCTCACACACCTCAACCTCAGTGGCAACAAGATTAAAGACCTCAGTACAATAGAACCATTG AAAGAATTGGGGACCCTGAAAAGTCTAGATCTGTTTAACTGTGAAGTGACAAACCTGAACGAATACAGAGACAACGTATTCAAGCTACTACCCCAGCTCACGTACCTGGACGGGTACGACAAAGACGACAAAGAGGCACCTGATTCAGATGCTGAGGTGTACGCAGAGGGCTTGGATGATGACGAGGACGATGAAGATG ATGTAGATGAGGAGGAGTATGATGAAGATGCAGCACcaggagacgaggaggaggaagaaggggaggaagatgaagaggagaatgaagaagaggaggatgaccTCAGTGGCGAG gaggaggaggaggaagacttgAATGACAGGGAGgttgatgatgaggatgatgaag AAGATCGAGGTcagaagagaaaaagggaacTGGATGAAGAAGGCGAAGAGGATGAAGACGATTGA